One Echinicola strongylocentroti DNA window includes the following coding sequences:
- a CDS encoding sulfatase-like hydrolase/transferase: MNLKKMRKIGLSLVLLGLICTTVFAQNLTSSNLPQGKKQPNYVLIVADDLGYGDLSFTGSTQIKTPHIDLLAETGVVFSQGYVSSAVCSPSRAGFLTGKNQVTFGYDNNLSNNQAGFDPEYLGLPVDVKTVGNHLQELGYTTGIVGKWHLGEKDQFYPLNRGFDEFWGYRGGGHDYFEATEARRGYKAQLESNYKIPQEITYITDDKGDECVDFILRHQEEPFFLYASFNAPHTPMQATAEDLELYSHIKDKKRRTYAAMVHRLDVNVGKIVNAVKEAGLVEETVFVFISDNGGPVITNASINAPYNGKKGTLLEGGIRVPFIINWKGHLQGGTIYPHPVSALDLTPTFIALGGGTLRKENQFDGVNLMPYLLGENKQAPHEEIKWRFTISAAIREGDWKLVRLPDRLPMLFDLSTDVSEQHDVALENLEVTKNLLQKLGHWDVRLPHPLFLEGPEWRPIQIGQYDKSYPINQPD, translated from the coding sequence ATGAATTTGAAGAAAATGCGAAAAATCGGTCTTTCCCTGGTTCTCCTAGGACTTATCTGCACTACGGTATTTGCCCAGAATTTGACATCCAGTAATTTGCCGCAAGGCAAAAAACAACCTAACTATGTTTTGATCGTTGCAGATGATCTTGGCTACGGAGATCTCAGCTTTACTGGAAGCACACAAATTAAGACGCCCCATATTGACCTACTTGCAGAGACTGGTGTGGTTTTTTCTCAAGGATATGTTTCTTCGGCAGTCTGCAGCCCATCCAGGGCGGGATTTTTGACGGGCAAAAATCAGGTGACTTTTGGCTATGACAATAACTTATCAAATAACCAAGCGGGTTTTGACCCAGAATACCTCGGCTTGCCAGTGGATGTCAAAACGGTCGGAAACCACCTTCAAGAACTGGGCTATACCACAGGGATAGTCGGAAAATGGCACTTGGGCGAGAAAGACCAGTTCTACCCACTGAACAGGGGCTTTGATGAATTTTGGGGCTATCGGGGTGGTGGCCATGATTATTTTGAAGCTACTGAAGCTCGCCGGGGCTATAAAGCCCAGCTGGAAAGTAATTATAAAATCCCTCAAGAAATCACCTACATAACCGACGATAAGGGGGACGAATGTGTAGATTTTATCCTTCGTCATCAGGAGGAACCTTTTTTCCTATATGCCTCCTTTAATGCTCCCCACACACCGATGCAGGCCACAGCAGAAGACCTGGAACTTTACTCGCATATCAAAGACAAAAAAAGAAGGACTTATGCTGCAATGGTACACCGACTGGATGTCAATGTGGGCAAAATCGTCAATGCGGTAAAAGAAGCGGGGCTGGTAGAAGAAACAGTCTTTGTATTTATCAGTGACAACGGCGGTCCTGTGATAACCAACGCTTCCATCAATGCCCCCTACAATGGCAAAAAGGGGACATTGCTGGAAGGGGGTATTCGGGTTCCATTTATCATCAACTGGAAAGGACACCTGCAAGGTGGAACGATATATCCACACCCTGTAAGCGCTCTGGACCTGACACCTACCTTTATAGCACTTGGTGGAGGTACCTTGCGGAAAGAAAACCAATTTGATGGCGTCAACCTAATGCCTTATCTCCTGGGAGAAAATAAGCAGGCGCCACATGAGGAGATAAAATGGAGATTCACCATCAGCGCCGCCATCCGGGAGGGAGATTGGAAATTGGTTAGGCTACCTGACAGGTTGCCGATGTTGTTTGATCTTAGTACGGATGTTTCAGAGCAGCATGACGTAGCCTTAGAAAACCTTGAGGTAACCAAAAACCTGCTCCAAAAACTGGGGCACTGGGACGTCAGGTTGCCACATCCATTGTTTTTGGAAGGACCTGAGTGGAGACCAATCCAAATAGGCCAATATGATAAAAGCTACCCGATCAACCAGCCGGATTGA